A window of the Cucurbita pepo subsp. pepo cultivar mu-cu-16 chromosome LG01, ASM280686v2, whole genome shotgun sequence genome harbors these coding sequences:
- the LOC111779569 gene encoding serine carboxypeptidase-like 51: MAKLLVLRLCFVLIASSFLFHVGGSITHKSQDGTEEWGYVQVRPKAHMFWWLYRSPSRVDVGSKPWPTILWLQGGPGGSGTGFGNFLEIGPLNSNLKPRNSTWLQKADLLFVDNPVGTGYSYVESGGEFAKGDVEAATDMTTLLAEVSNNTVGLRNTPLYIFAESYGGKFAVTLALSLLRAIQPGNLTLNLGGVSLGNSWMSPEDYTSSWGPLLKDLSRIDDTTLQKSNSLALKIKQQIKNRLYENATLSWNDLEGLIFSNSNHVDFYNFMLDFEMDSLAATTTTNSVESNRIDSVEVRKNSPYLSLNVYKPGAKGELEALMNGPIKQKLTIIPPNVTWGGQSDLVFQFFTADFMKPRINEVDELLVKGINVTVYGGQVDLICSTKGTETWINKLKWEGLKAFISKERTTLFCGNEKHTKGFTKSHKNLHFYWILGAGHFVPVDQPCVTLSMVDAITQSPAS, translated from the exons ATGGCTAAACTATTAGTTCTTCgtctttgttttgttctcattgcttcctcttttttgtttcacGTTGGAGGTTCCATAACTCACAAATCTCAAGACGGAACTGAAGAATGGGGCTACGTTCAAGTCAGACCCA AAGCCCATATGTTTTGGTGGCTTTATAGAAGTCCTTCGAGAGTGGACGTCGGTTCCAAGCCATGGCCAACCATTCTCTGGTTACAAGGCGGACCG GGTGGCTCGGGAACTGGGTTTGGGAACTTCCTGGAAATCGGGCCATTGAACTCGAACTTGAAGCCGAGAAACTCAACATGGCTGCAAAAAGCAGACCTCTTGTTTGTG gataatcCAGTCGGGACCGGATATAGCTACGTTGAGAGTGGAGGTGAATTTGCGAAAGGCGATGTGGAGGCGGCGACCGACATGACGACTTTGCTGGCTGAGGTTTCGAACAACACTGTCGGCCTACGAAACACTCCTTTGTACATCTTTGCGGAGTCTTACGGTGGCAAATTCGCCGTCACTCTGGCTTTGTCCCTTCTTCGGGCCATCCAACCTGGCAATTTGACCCTTAATCTCGGAg GAGTTTCTCTAGGAAACAGTTGGATGTCTCCAGAAGATTACACG TCTTCTTGGGGTCCTCTTCTCAAAGATCTCTCACGAATAGACGACACGACCctccaaaaatcaaatag TTTAGCGTTGAAGATCAAGCAGCAAATTAAAAACAGGTTGTACGAAAATGCAACTCTTTCATGGAATGATCTTGAGGGATTAATTTTCTCCAATAGCAACCACGTG GATTTCTATAACTTCATGTTGGATTTTGAAATGGACTCATTAGCCGCGACTACGACGACAAATAGTGTGGAATCGAATAGAATTGATTCAGTTGAAGTAAGAAAGAACTCTCCATATCTTAGTTTGAATGTATACAAACCCGGAGCTAAAGGAGAGTTGGAAGCTTTGATGAATGGTCCAATTAAGCAAAAACTCACTATTATCCCACCAAATGTCAC ATGGGGAGGTCAATCCGACCTAGTCTTCCAATTTTTTACCGCAGATTTTATGAAGCCAAGGATCAACgag GTTGATGAGTTACTGGTTAAAGGTATTAATGTGACCGTCTACGGCGGTCAa GTCGATCTTATTTGTTCAACCAAGGGAACAGAGACGTGGATTAATAAGCTCAA GTGGGAAGGGCTAAAGGCATTTATAAGCAAAGAGAGAACTACTTTATTTTGTGGAAATGAGAAGCACACCAAAGGTTTCACTAAGTCACATAAGAACTTGCACTTCTATTGGATTCTTGGCGCTGGCCATTTT GTTCCCGTGGATCAACCGTGTGTGACATTAAGTATGGTGGATGCAATCACGCAGTCACCAGCTTCTTGA